In Haladaptatus sp. R4, the DNA window GACATGCGAATTACGGACTACGAACTGTTCGCCGTCCCGCCGCGTTGGCTGTTCCTTCGAATCGAGACGAGTGACGGACTCGTCGGTTGGGGTGAACCCGTCGTCGAGGGCCGTGTGAAGACGGTCCGCGGCGCGGTCGAGGAACTGATGGACGACTACTTGGTCGGCGAGGATCCGATGCCGGTCGAGGATCACTGGCAACGACTGTATCGTGGCGGATTCTACCGCGGCGGTCCCGTTCTGATGAGCGCCATCGCGGGAATCGATCAAGCGCTGTGGGACATCCGTGGAAAGGCGTTCGGCGCGCCGGTGTACGACTTGCTCGGCGGCCCGGTCCGCGACCGGGTACGCGTCTACCAGTGGGTCGGCGGCGACCGCCCGGCGGGCGTCGCCGAGGCCGCTCGCGAGAAGGTGGACGCCGGATTCACGGCGCTGAAGATGAACGCGACGCCCGAACTCCGTCGAATCGACACGCCCGCGGCGGTCGATTCGGTCGGCGAGCGACTTGAGACGGTTCGAGAGGAAGTCGGCCCGGACGTGGACATCGGCGTCGACTTCCACGGGCGCGTGGCGAAGTCGATGGCGAAGCGACTCGCCGACGTCCTCGAACCGCACGACCCGTTCTTCATCGAGGAACCGGTGCTTCCGGAACAGAACGAGTTCCTCCCACAACTCGCGGCTCACACGTCGATTCCGATCGCGACGGGCGAGCGGATGTACTCCCGTTGGGATTTCAAGGAGGTGTTCGAATCGGGCGCAGTGGACGTGATTCAACCCGACCTCTCGCACGCGGGCGGAATCACGGAAACGCACAAAATCGCGTCGATGGCCGAGGCCTACGACGTGGCGCTCGCGCCACACTGTCCGCTCGGCCCGGTCGCACTCGCGTCCTGTCTACAGGTCGATGCCTGCTCGCCGAACGCGTTGATTCAGGAACAGAGCCTCGACATCCACTACAACGAGGGCGGCGACGTGCTCGATTATCTGGCCGACCCCAGCGTCTTCGACTACGAGGACGGGTACGTCTCGCTCCCCGGCGCCCCCGGATTGGGCGTCGAACCGGACGAGGAAACCCTGCGCGAGCGCGCCGGTCACGACGACTGGCACAACCCAGTCTGGCGACACGATGACGGCAGCGTCGCGGAGTGGTGACGGTTCGGTGTAATTCCGTTGTTTGCGTATCCATCCATCGGAAATGGTTGTGGTCACACACCAGTTGTAGAGTGTCTTGAGTCTCCTACGGAAGCAAGCTAAAGCAAAAAGCCACGATGTATTTAAAGAGATGATTTTTAGGAGTCGATTTTGTGACTAGTATCTAGTGTTCACACTACTTGAAGAGGTACTCCACACACAGATTTTGACGTTCGGAACTACTGTACACAGAGAGGTTCAGGTTCACCAGTCTTGGACACGGCGTTGGTCGAGATTATCATTCAGTTCGGAAAATCGGTTATCGTCGATAAGGATATCGTACACGAGGTCAGAATCTTCGACAAGCCGATTGAGGAGATTGATGCCACCGGAACGACCTCGATTCTCCTTTTGGATGTCGATAAGGCCGAGAAATGCTTGCTCTTTCAAGATATCACGGAAGCGCCGCTCGGAGAGTGTGTCTAAATCGATTGTCCTGCAAATATTCGAATACTGGCGGTAGACGAGTTGTGTGGCGAATTCGTCTTGTGCCGAGTTGTTTGTGAGAATAGAGAGTGCTAAGAGCACTGCTTTTGCTTGTTGTGGAACCCCCTCGATAAGTTCCTTGAAGCGATCCTTTTCTGCTTCAGTACGCGCCTCTCGGACATGCGCTTCAGTTACCTGCTCTGCATCCTGCTTATATGCTAAATTGCCCGAATGACGAAGGATGTCAATTGCCTTTCGTGCATCACCGAAGTCCTGAGCCGCAAAAGCCGCACAGAGCGGGATAACGTCGCTCGTTAATACATCGGATTGGAATGCGTCTTTCCGGTTTTCCATGATCTGCTCCAACTGAGTGGCGTCATACGGTTGGAAGGCCATCTCCTTTGGCTGCAGACTCGACTTTACTCGTTCGTTCAGATCATCTGCCCATTCGATCTTGTTACTGATCGCGATAACTCCGATACGACAGGATGTGCTACCGGATTCACCGGCTCTAGACAGTTTCATCAATATGCTATCGTCAGTCATCAAATCTGCTTCGTCGAGGATGATGATGGCAACGTCATATTGGGAATCCAAGACTGTCCAGAGTCGCTCATAGTAGGCAGCAGTAGAGAGACCAGTTTCAGGAACTCGAAGCTGTGTTACATCCGGTTGGTTGTAATGGCGCGCAAGGGTCGAAACTGCTTGTGTCTCGGTGCTATGGGTTGAACAATCGACGTATGCTGTGCCAATACTGACCCCGTCTTTCGCTAACTCCTTTGCACGGGTTGTGACGTGGCGCGAAACCAGTGATTTCCCTGTTCCCGTTTTCCCGTAGATAATTACGTTTTCAGGTGAGTGCCCATTGACGGCACTTCGCAGTTCTTCCGCTAACATTCGAATTTCGTCATCTCGGCCGACGATCCGGTCGGCACTTGGGACGTGATCGATTTCGAGCAAGCCCTTATTTGAAAAGATGTTATCTTCTTGCTCGAAAATTTCACGAGCAACGTCGAACCCCTCACCACCATCTGTTCGTAGCTGGGATTGGTTTGGCTCGTTACCACGAGACTGGTTCATACACCAACTATTTGTAACAACTCACATATATCTCCTATGATATTATGGGGCCTCCTTTCCGACGTTAATTATTGTGCTTATCGGCGTTGCAACGCATTTGGCGGCGTATTTGCAGTGGATTGTATTGAACTACGTTTCCGACGTATAGTCATCTGTTCTCCCCTTTGTTCCGATGTTTCTACCCGATTTAAGCGTTCTTGGGCTGTATTTCGATCTACTTTCCATTTATATATCATAACCTTGTTTCCGAAGTTTGAACCGGTTCTCCCCCCTCTTTTCCGATGTTCCCGAAATCTCATCGAAGGAATTCATTTTTCACTCCCTCCCCCCGTGTTTCCGACGTTATCCTCTAGTGGAGACTCTATACAGAGAACACCCACACCCCCCGTGTTTCCGACGTTTCTTCTAGCGACTTTCTAGACTTAGATTTCAATTAGAAAACACTCCCCACTCGTCTTCTAATTGCTGTGTGAGTGGAAACCAGTGACTTCAATTCCCTGTTCCGGTTAGTCATCGACTGCTTCCATAAAGAGACTCACATAGAATTTCGTAGAACGTCGGAAACGTGGGGGGTGTGTGCTTTCTTTTCTCCCAACAAAGAATACTGAAACTGACCTTCTAGAACGTCGGAAATGGGATTTCTCCATCTCACTTAAAAACTGTTTCCTTGGGAAACTCGGAAGTTCCGGAAACTCATCCTCCACTGCAAACCATCATACAACTTTGATCGACCCTGTTTTCGTTCAGGCGACGTATAACAAAACTCCATCCGGCCGACGTGGCTGTAAATGGGGTCTGTGGGTCTGGTTACCGGGAGGACAGTCGTATTACTACTCGTGCTGTCGCTCGTCGCTGGCACGTTCGCTCCGCAAGCGACGGCACAATCGTCGGGCGGACAGTCGTCGAGCGGGCCGCCGTCCGTTTCGATTTCCATCGAGCGGCACGCGTCCCAATCCGGCACCGTTCGCTATCATCTCGATTTCGAGACACCCGACGACGGGAGCCACTTTTGGCTCATCAATTACACCGGAAACGTGGTGTCCTCGGATGGGTTCGTCAGCGACCAAACGGGGAACGGAAACCACGCACTCCGTTGGGACGGCGAGACTGACTCCCCGTCGATGACGATCACCACGAGTGTTCACTCCGGAAGCGGTCGCGAGTTCGCGGCGACCGACGACTGGGCGCTCGCACCGACGCCGAGGATGTCGGTCGCGTGGGAATCCACGGCCGCCGACGACTGGAGCTATTTTCACCCCCTCCAGGACGACTATCCGGATCGGAGCGTTTCGTTCGCCGATTCCGGCGTTCTCGGGTCGGCGTTCACGTACGTCGGAAAGTACCACGAACGCGTCCGTCACGCGGACGGGCAACGATTTCGGATGATCGTCGCGGCCGATGCGTCTCCAGCCGAGTCCCCCAAGTCGATTTTCAACTCGCTCAGCGCGGCGAGCAAACGGATTCCCGGCCAGCCCCCGGACGACGTACTGATGTTCGTCCTCCCCGACCCGATTTGGCGCGGTGGGTACTCCTCGCCGAAGTACGGCGAACTATGGGTACACGAAGACGCCCGCCTCGACGATCCACAGAATCTCTGGTTACACGAGTATTTCCACACGCGACAGTCGTTCGAACTGAGCGATAAGATGGAGTGGTTTCGGGAGGCCAGCGCCGCCTACTTCGCGTCGGATCTGGCGATGAAGGAGGACGAAACCTCGAAATCCGCCGTTGTCGGAACGCTCTCGTCGAAATCGTACGACGCATCGACGCTCTCGAAACCGAACACGTGGGCCGACCGTGAGGTCCCGTACTATCGCGGGGCGCTCACCTTGTGGGCCCTCGACGAAAAGATACAGCAGGCGACCGACGGGCATCGTAGCCTGATGGACGTATTTCACCGGATGAACGAACACGATGGGACGGTCACGTACGCCGATTTCCGGAATATCGTCGCCGACGTGGCCGGACGGTCGATGACACCGTGGTTGAACAAGCACGTCACGACGACCTCGAAACTACGCCTGCAGGATCTCAAACAGGCGAACGATGCGGGATCGAACGTCGGCGATGGTGATGGGTCACAGAAGGATGTGGGCGCGGACAAACAGTCCGGCGGTATGAGCGGAATTCATTCCCCAGCAAAGACGGGTAACCTACCTTCGACGCTCGTTTTCTGGGGAGGACTCGGTCTCGTCAGTTTGGTGTTCGGACTGACGGTGGCGCAGTACGCATCCGGTCTGGTGTCCCGGTTCCGCGGTGGAAGGGGGAAGTAAGCCGGTTCTCTCATTTCCTCCTCAGTGTGGCTACGTCGACGAGTATCGTCGTCGAGTCGGCGGACGGACGTGACACACTCCCCCGATTTCGTTCACTCCGGGAGGGTGCTTTCGTACTTCGCCGCGAGCGGGTATCGCCATCCCACGCCGAACGCTTTCGGAGATACCTTGAGCACGGGAGCGGCCTGAAACCGTTTGTACTCGGATCGATGTAGCATCGAAAGTACCCGACGAACCGTTTCGTGGTCGTATCCCGATTCGACCAGTTCGTCGGCGGTCAGCCCTTCGTCAACGTACCCCGCTAGAATCGAATCGAGAACTTCGTACGGTGGAAGGTCGTCCTCGTCGGTTTGATCCGCCCGAAGTTCCGCGGAGGGCGGTTTTTCGATGACGCGTTCGGGGATGGTCGTCTCGGATGCGTTCATCCGATTTGCGAGCTCGTAGACGAACGTTTTCGGGCAGTCCGCTATCGGAGCGAGTGACCCACACATATCGCCGTAGAGGGTGGTGTACCCGATGGCGAGTTCGCTCCGATTACTGGTCGCGAGGAGGAGACGGCCCTGTTCGTTCGCGATGGCCATCAGTGTCGTCGCTCGAATTCGTGCTTGGACGTTCTCCTCCGTGACGCTCGGTTCCTCGTCGAGAACCGGTGCCAACTCCGCCTCGAACGACTCGAAGGTGTCCTCTATCGGTATGTCGAGGAAGTCGATATCGAGGTTGTCGGCGAGTTCGCGGGCGTCGATTTCACTCTCGTCGCTGGTGTATCTGGTCGGCATGGCGACACCGAGGACGCTCTCCTGACCGAGCGCATCGACGGCCAGCGCGGCCGTCAGCGAGGAGTCGATCCCACCCGAAAGTCCGACGAGAACGTCCTCGAACCCCGTTTTGTGGACGTAATCCCTGATCCCGAGTGCGAGTGCCGACCGGATCTCCGCCGCTCCAACCGGGGGTTCGGGGGCGATGTTTACCGTCGCAGGGGATTCGGCGTCGAGCGGGACGTCGTAGACCGCGAAATCCTCCTCGAAGGTCGCGAGTCGGCATGCTATCGTCCCGTCGGGTGCGACGACGAACGAACGGCCGTCGAAGATGAGTTCGTCGTTCGCACCGACCTGGTTCACGAAGACCAGCCACTTGCCGTGGTCGCTGGCGTGTGCACCGAACAGTTGCTCCCGAAATTCGCCTTTCCCGCCGTAAAACGGACTGGCGGAGCTGTTTACGAGCAGATCAGCGCCCGCCGTCACGAGGTCTTCGATGGGGTCCTCGTCGTACTCCGGGCGCTCCCACACGTCGGGTTCGTTCCACGCGTCCTCACAGATACTGACGCCGAGTTCGGTTCCGTCGCCGAGCGTGTGGAGCGGTTGGCTCGTCGCGGGCTCGAAAAATCGGTCCTCGTCGAACACGTCGTACGTCGGGAGAAGCCGTTTCTCGGTCCGACCGACGACCGTTCCATCGCGGCATATCGCCACCGCGTTTTGCACCCCTTTTCCGTACTCGTCGGCGTTCCGCGCGACGAACCCGACGATGGCCGTGATGTCCGTCGCTTCCTCGGCGATTCGGTCGAGCGCGGCAAGCTGTGTTTCGATGAACGACTCGCGTTTTACGAGGTCCTGGGGAGGATAGCCGACGAGCGCGAGTTCCGAGAACACGACCAGGTCGGCGTTCTCCTCGCGTGCTCGACGGATTCCGTCCTTGATCTTCCGTTCGTTGTCCTCGATATCCCCGACGGTGTAGTTCGATTGTACCAGTGCGACCCGATGCATGTCAATATGTCCCACGGGGTCGTAGGGAGTCGAGTGGCAAAGGTGTGGTGTCGGTGAGATGCAGGAATTTTGTTGGTCATCTAGTGGGGCAGGTGCTGTGTTCCTATTCAGTTGTATGGGTACTTGTCTGATTTCCCTGTAGGTAATCCCACTATTTCCAGTTCAACACCCCTCTTATAACACTCCCACCCCGGGTTTCCAGTGCTTCTCTGATCATGTGGCCTCACTTGCTCCAGTGTTACCGCAGCACTTGTTGAATTAATATATTATATTAGAACTCAAAATCTCTAGTACTGTTCTGTTTTGTCACTACTCCACATATATGTTTCGTC includes these proteins:
- a CDS encoding NAD+ synthase, translating into MHRVALVQSNYTVGDIEDNERKIKDGIRRAREENADLVVFSELALVGYPPQDLVKRESFIETQLAALDRIAEEATDITAIVGFVARNADEYGKGVQNAVAICRDGTVVGRTEKRLLPTYDVFDEDRFFEPATSQPLHTLGDGTELGVSICEDAWNEPDVWERPEYDEDPIEDLVTAGADLLVNSSASPFYGGKGEFREQLFGAHASDHGKWLVFVNQVGANDELIFDGRSFVVAPDGTIACRLATFEEDFAVYDVPLDAESPATVNIAPEPPVGAAEIRSALALGIRDYVHKTGFEDVLVGLSGGIDSSLTAALAVDALGQESVLGVAMPTRYTSDESEIDARELADNLDIDFLDIPIEDTFESFEAELAPVLDEEPSVTEENVQARIRATTLMAIANEQGRLLLATSNRSELAIGYTTLYGDMCGSLAPIADCPKTFVYELANRMNASETTIPERVIEKPPSAELRADQTDEDDLPPYEVLDSILAGYVDEGLTADELVESGYDHETVRRVLSMLHRSEYKRFQAAPVLKVSPKAFGVGWRYPLAAKYESTLPE
- a CDS encoding glycyl aminopeptidase, which translates into the protein MGSVGLVTGRTVVLLLVLSLVAGTFAPQATAQSSGGQSSSGPPSVSISIERHASQSGTVRYHLDFETPDDGSHFWLINYTGNVVSSDGFVSDQTGNGNHALRWDGETDSPSMTITTSVHSGSGREFAATDDWALAPTPRMSVAWESTAADDWSYFHPLQDDYPDRSVSFADSGVLGSAFTYVGKYHERVRHADGQRFRMIVAADASPAESPKSIFNSLSAASKRIPGQPPDDVLMFVLPDPIWRGGYSSPKYGELWVHEDARLDDPQNLWLHEYFHTRQSFELSDKMEWFREASAAYFASDLAMKEDETSKSAVVGTLSSKSYDASTLSKPNTWADREVPYYRGALTLWALDEKIQQATDGHRSLMDVFHRMNEHDGTVTYADFRNIVADVAGRSMTPWLNKHVTTTSKLRLQDLKQANDAGSNVGDGDGSQKDVGADKQSGGMSGIHSPAKTGNLPSTLVFWGGLGLVSLVFGLTVAQYASGLVSRFRGGRGK
- a CDS encoding orc1/cdc6 family replication initiation protein codes for the protein MNQSRGNEPNQSQLRTDGGEGFDVAREIFEQEDNIFSNKGLLEIDHVPSADRIVGRDDEIRMLAEELRSAVNGHSPENVIIYGKTGTGKSLVSRHVTTRAKELAKDGVSIGTAYVDCSTHSTETQAVSTLARHYNQPDVTQLRVPETGLSTAAYYERLWTVLDSQYDVAIIILDEADLMTDDSILMKLSRAGESGSTSCRIGVIAISNKIEWADDLNERVKSSLQPKEMAFQPYDATQLEQIMENRKDAFQSDVLTSDVIPLCAAFAAQDFGDARKAIDILRHSGNLAYKQDAEQVTEAHVREARTEAEKDRFKELIEGVPQQAKAVLLALSILTNNSAQDEFATQLVYRQYSNICRTIDLDTLSERRFRDILKEQAFLGLIDIQKENRGRSGGINLLNRLVEDSDLVYDILIDDNRFSELNDNLDQRRVQDW
- the dgoD gene encoding galactonate dehydratase, translated to MRITDYELFAVPPRWLFLRIETSDGLVGWGEPVVEGRVKTVRGAVEELMDDYLVGEDPMPVEDHWQRLYRGGFYRGGPVLMSAIAGIDQALWDIRGKAFGAPVYDLLGGPVRDRVRVYQWVGGDRPAGVAEAAREKVDAGFTALKMNATPELRRIDTPAAVDSVGERLETVREEVGPDVDIGVDFHGRVAKSMAKRLADVLEPHDPFFIEEPVLPEQNEFLPQLAAHTSIPIATGERMYSRWDFKEVFESGAVDVIQPDLSHAGGITETHKIASMAEAYDVALAPHCPLGPVALASCLQVDACSPNALIQEQSLDIHYNEGGDVLDYLADPSVFDYEDGYVSLPGAPGLGVEPDEETLRERAGHDDWHNPVWRHDDGSVAEW